A stretch of Lactuca sativa cultivar Salinas chromosome 6, Lsat_Salinas_v11, whole genome shotgun sequence DNA encodes these proteins:
- the LOC111919228 gene encoding putative receptor-like protein kinase At5g39000 — protein sequence MACLEEFQHLKIQLQEIKSATGNFNVNNVIGQGGFGKVYEGVLYHCKGRSKVAIKRLDRNYGQGDLEFLKEILMLSGYKHENLISLLGFCDEDGEKILVYEYASHGSLDRHLSSTSLTWRERLKICLGAAVGLSYLHDPRDTQQRVIHRDIKSSNILLDQYWNAKVSDMGLSKIGPANQKHTFLATNVVGTFGYLDPMYVEMSILTKESDVYSFGVVLFEVLCGRLCFQYLNGHYNSLVRIWKQSYKQKRLDNIIFRDLKEHIDRMSLEAFSDIAYRCLHKSREERPQMSEVVEQLEIALRFQSRVVEKFEIALRVQEISEGVEYEVYGSTEELNMLLPNGIPEMNNSGNNRWNTWKAVIRSNFNIFLNIYFSTPWAIISTMAALLMLLLTIVQVSFIIISYENTFLSHVNTNTRI from the exons ATGGCTTGCTTGGAGGAGTTTCAACACCTTAAAATCCAACTGCAAGAGATAAAATCAGCCACTGGCAACTTCAATGTCAACAATGTTATCGGACAAGGTGGATTTGGAAAGGTGTACGAAGGAGTACTCTATCACTGTAAGGGTAGAAGCAAGGTTGCTATTAAGCGTCTGGATCGTAACTATGGGCAAGGAGACCTTGAGTTCTTGAAAGAGATCCTGATGCTTTCTGGTTACAAACATGAAAATCTCATCTCTCTCCTGGGATTTTGCGATGAAGATGGTGAGAAGATCCTTGTGTACGAGTATGCATCCCATGGAAGCCTGGATCGCCACTTAAGTTCCACTTCTCTCACGTGGAGGGAACGTCTCAAGATATGTCTTGGGGCCGCAGTGGGACTGAGCTACCTTCATGATCCGAGGGACACGCAACAACGAGTCATCCACCGTGATATTAAGAGCTCCAACATTCTACTCGATCAATATTGGAACGCCAAAGTTTCTGACATGGGACTTTCAAAAATAGGACCTGCAAATCAGAAGCACACCTTTCTTGCCACGAATGTTGTAGGTACCTTTGGGTACCTAGATCCTATGTATGTGGAGATGAGCATCCTTACGAAAGAGTCAGATGTATACTCTTTTGGGGTGGTGTTGTTTGAAGTATTGTGTGGGAGACTCTGCTTTCAATATCTCAATGGTCATTATAACAGTTTAGTGCGAATATGGAAACAAAGCTACAAGCAAAAGAGATTAGATAACATTATCTTTCGAGATCTAAAGGAACACATCGATCGGATGTCATTGGAAGCATTTTCAGACATTGCTTATCGGTGTTTGCATAAATCTCGTGAAGAACGCCCACAGATGTCTGAGGTTGTGGAACAACTTGAAATTGCACTTCGGTTTCAGTCTCGTGTTGTGGAAAAATTTGAGATTGCGCTTCGGGTTCAAGAGATTTCGGAAGGGGTGGAGTATGAAGTCTACGGATCCACAGAGGAACTAAATATGCTTCTCCCCAATGGAATCCCTGAAATG AATAATTCGGGGAACAACAGGTGGAATACATGGAAAGCAGTCATCAGGAGCAATTTTAACATATTCTTGAACATATACTTTTCAACTCCGTGGGCTATTATATCAACGATGGCAGCTTTGCTAATGTTGCTTCTTACAATTGTACAGGTCTCTTTCATTATCATTTCCTATGAGAATACATTTTTGAGTCATGTAAATACAAATACGCGCATATAG